Genomic DNA from Acidimicrobiales bacterium:
GTCGAGGAAGCCCGGGAGGAACCACGCCAACACATCGTGGCGCAGCCGGTAGAAGTAGAAGCGGCCCTCCTTCCGCACGCTGATCAGGCGGGCCCGGGCGAGGATCTTGATGTGGTACGAGATCGTCGACTTGGTGATCGGCAGGCGCTCCTCGATCACCGTGCACGGCAGCTCGTCGTACTCGGCGAACAGCGTCACGATCTCCAGCCGCAGCGGCTCCGACAGCGCCCGGAAGATGCCGGTGTAGAGCGAGCGCAGGTCGTCGAGCCCCTCGTCGATGGGGAAGTCCGGCCGCTCGACCAGCATCACGCCTCTCCCGCCCGCGCCGCCGGCGCCGCCAGCTGCTCCCGCAGGAACCGGCCCCAGTCGTCGTCGTCCTGCGCCAGCCGTCGCGTCGCCAGCGCCCGCATGTCGTCCATCCGCACCTTCTGGTTGTCGGTGTAGGTCACCTCGTCCTCGTCCACGAACAGCACCCGCCGGGGCACCTTGTAGGAGGCCAGCACGGTCCGCAGCTGGTCGACGACGTCGCCCTCCGTCACCGGTGCCGGGCCCTGGACCGCGCACAGCACCACCGCCTCGCCCAGCCGCGGGTGCGGCACGCCGACGATGCTCGCCAGGCTCAGCCGACCCCACTGCCGCAGCGCCGTCTCGACCTCGGCCGGCGACACGTTGGCGCCGGCGGTCTTGATCAGCCCCGACAGCCGCCCGTCCCAGTGGAGGTAGCCGCGGTCGTCGAGGTGGCCGGAGTCGCGGGTGCGGAACCAGCCCTCGTCGTCGAAGCACTCCTCGGGCGGCACCTTGTAGTAGCCGCGCATGAGGGTCACCCCCTTCACGGCGATCTCGCCGGTCGCCCCCGGCTCCAGCGGGGCGCCGCTGTCGGGGTCGACGATGCGGACGGCCATGCCCGGCAGCGCGATCCCGTGGGTGGTGCGCCGCAGCTCCAGGGGCGAGTCGGAGGGGATCGAGGTGGCGATCGTGAACGTCTCGGTCAGCCCGTAGGCGGCGCGGGGGTCGCCCGGGTCCTCGGCGAAGGGCGTGACCTGGCGCAGCGGGCTGTCGGGCATCACCCGTCGCAGCGACGACAGGTCGCGGCGCCGGGCGTCCTCGTGCTCGACGAGCTGGGCCTCCACGTGGGGGAACGAGTGGACGATCGTCACCCGCTCGCGCTCGATCAGCTCCAGGGCGGCGCCGGCCTCGAACCCGTCCTGGCACACCAGGCAGGCACCCGACGCCAGGGTCCCGCCGAGCACCATCGCCAGGCCGGCGGTCCAGAAGAACGGGAACGGGCTCCAGATCCGGTCGTCCGGGTCGAGGGCCAGCTGCTCGGCCCAGCGCCAGCTCTGCACCACCGGGCCGCGGTGGGCGTGCAGCACGGCCTTGGGGTGGTCGGTGGTCCCCGAGGTGTAGATGATCAGGGCCTCGTCGCTGGGGTGGACGCTGGCGGCCGCGGCGTCGACCACCTCGTCGCCCAGGGCCCGGCCGGCGTCGACAACGCGGTCCCACGACTCGACGCTGCGAGGACCGGCCGGCGACGGGTCGCCGAGGCACACGACGTGGCGCAGGTGGGGGAAGGCGGCCGCCGCGGCGTGGCCCGGCTCGGCGTCGACCAGCTCGGGGTGGTCGGCGAGCAGCTGGTCGAGCAGGCGCCGCCGCAGCAGGGCGGGCTGGGTCACCAGCACCGCGGCGTCGCTGTGGGCGAGGATGTAGTCGCGCTCGCCGGACGACGCCAGGGTGCTCACCGGCACGACCACGGCGCCGATCAGCGCCGCCCCGTAGGCACCGATCACGAACTCCGGCCGGTTCCCGAGCAGCAGCGCCACCCGCGCCCCCTTGCTGACACCGAGCGCCAGCAGCCCCCGTCCGAAGGCCCGCACCTCCTCGTGCAGCTGGGCGAAGGTGAGGCGGCGGTCGTCGAACACCAGCGCCTCCCGGTCACCGAAGCGGGCGGCGATGTCGGCGATGAAGCCCCCGTGGGTCAGGTCGTCGGGCGAGACGGGCAGGCCGAGGTAGCCGCGCTCCGTCACGTCTGCCCTCCCGAGCCGGGGCCGGGCGCGCCGACCAGCGCCACGCGGTTGCCGAACACCTCGTGCCCCTGCTCCATCTCGTGGTGGGCGTCGGGGATCTCCTCGAACCGGTAGAGCTTGCCGAGGCAGGGGTCGACGGCCCGGGCGCGCACCAGGTCGTTGTAGGCGCGGGCCTGCTCGTCGTTGGTGCCGTGCGAGCCCTGCAGCCGCTTCTGGCGCACCCAGTGGTGGCGCAGGTCGACCACGGCGCTGTAGCCGGTGGTCCCCGCGCAGACGACCACCATGCCGCCCGTCTCGCACACGAAGACGCTGGTGGGGATCGTCGCCTCGCCCGGGTGCTCGAACACGAGGTTCGGGTTGCGGCGCTCGCCCAGCACCTCCCACACCTTGGCGCCGAAGGACCTGGCGCCGGCGGTCCACTCGGCCTGGCCGGCGGCGTCGTCCCAGTGCGGCGGCATGCCCCAGTGCGCCATCTCGCTGCGGTCGACGTAGCCGGCCGCGCCGAGCCCGACGCAGTAGTCGCCCCGCGCCGCGTCCGACACCACGGCCACCGCCCGCGCCCCGGCCGCGGTCGCCAGCTGGATGGCCTGGGTGCCCAGCCCGCCGGAGCCGCCCCACACCAGCACGACGTCGCCCTCACCCACGGTGTGCGGCGCCCAGCCGTGGAGCATCCGGTAGGCGGTGGTGCCGACCAGGGTGGGTGCGGCCGCCTCCTCCCAGGTGAGATGCGGTGCCTTGGGCAGGCACTGGTGGGCCTGGGCCACGGTGAACTGGCCGAACGCCCCGAAGTTGGTCTCGTACCCCCAGATGCGGACCGAGGGGGCGAGCATCGGGTCGCGCCCGGAGCGGACCCACGGGTCGTCCGGGTCCCACCAGCCGTGGTGGACCACCACCTCGTCGCCCACCGCCACCCCGGTCACGGCATCGCCCACCGCCTGCACGACGCCGGACGCGTCGGAGCCGCCGATGTGGAAGTCCCACGGCTCGCCGGCCTTCTGGCGGGCCCGGATGACGTCGACCGGCAGCCCGCGGGCGGCCCAGACGTTGTTGAAGTTGATGCCGGCGGCCATCACGCCCACCAGCACCTGGTCGGGGGCGAGGGCCGGGACGTCGACCTCCTCCACCCGGAAGGCCGTCCGTGGGTCGCCGAACCGGTCCTGGCGGATGACCTGGGCCAGCATCCGCTCCGGTACCTCGCCGGGCGGGGGGAGCTCACCGATGGGCACGGTCGTCGTCTCGGACACTCTC
This window encodes:
- a CDS encoding metalloregulator ArsR/SmtB family transcription factor, producing MLVERPDFPIDEGLDDLRSLYTGIFRALSEPLRLEIVTLFAEYDELPCTVIEERLPITKSTISYHIKILARARLISVRKEGRFYFYRLRHDVLAWFLPGFLDRLGVDAAGR
- a CDS encoding class I adenylate-forming enzyme family protein, which produces MTERGYLGLPVSPDDLTHGGFIADIAARFGDREALVFDDRRLTFAQLHEEVRAFGRGLLALGVSKGARVALLLGNRPEFVIGAYGAALIGAVVVPVSTLASSGERDYILAHSDAAVLVTQPALLRRRLLDQLLADHPELVDAEPGHAAAAAFPHLRHVVCLGDPSPAGPRSVESWDRVVDAGRALGDEVVDAAAASVHPSDEALIIYTSGTTDHPKAVLHAHRGPVVQSWRWAEQLALDPDDRIWSPFPFFWTAGLAMVLGGTLASGACLVCQDGFEAGAALELIERERVTIVHSFPHVEAQLVEHEDARRRDLSSLRRVMPDSPLRQVTPFAEDPGDPRAAYGLTETFTIATSIPSDSPLELRRTTHGIALPGMAVRIVDPDSGAPLEPGATGEIAVKGVTLMRGYYKVPPEECFDDEGWFRTRDSGHLDDRGYLHWDGRLSGLIKTAGANVSPAEVETALRQWGRLSLASIVGVPHPRLGEAVVLCAVQGPAPVTEGDVVDQLRTVLASYKVPRRVLFVDEDEVTYTDNQKVRMDDMRALATRRLAQDDDDWGRFLREQLAAPAARAGEA
- the ccrA gene encoding crotonyl-CoA carboxylase/reductase; amino-acid sequence: MSETTTVPIGELPPPGEVPERMLAQVIRQDRFGDPRTAFRVEEVDVPALAPDQVLVGVMAAGINFNNVWAARGLPVDVIRARQKAGEPWDFHIGGSDASGVVQAVGDAVTGVAVGDEVVVHHGWWDPDDPWVRSGRDPMLAPSVRIWGYETNFGAFGQFTVAQAHQCLPKAPHLTWEEAAAPTLVGTTAYRMLHGWAPHTVGEGDVVLVWGGSGGLGTQAIQLATAAGARAVAVVSDAARGDYCVGLGAAGYVDRSEMAHWGMPPHWDDAAGQAEWTAGARSFGAKVWEVLGERRNPNLVFEHPGEATIPTSVFVCETGGMVVVCAGTTGYSAVVDLRHHWVRQKRLQGSHGTNDEQARAYNDLVRARAVDPCLGKLYRFEEIPDAHHEMEQGHEVFGNRVALVGAPGPGSGGQT